The Natronobacterium texcoconense genome includes the window TCGACGTGGCTCGAACTGAACGTCCGTGCGGAAGCACTGCTGTTCACCGTCACGCTACTTATCGGCTCGGTGTCCCTGCTTGCGGTGGCGAGCGGAGAGCCCGAAACGATGGCGCTGGTCGCACTGACTGGACTTGCCGTCGTCGTTCTCGGAACGACGCTCGTCCGCCTGTCAGAACGTCTCCGCACGAGCAGGTAGTTCGGTGAAAGAGACTCAGACTGGGATCGCTGAACGCGAGGACGGGTTTTCGGAACTGTTTCTGCCAGACCGTGAACGCACGAGCGTTCCGTATTTCGCTCGAGCACGACCCCGTCTGGTTCGCTTCGGTACCGACAGCCGTATAGCTCGGTATCCAACCGAGTGCCTCACGCTTTCTGACGCGGTGAGACGGCCTGTGCCTGAATAGGGGGTGGACTCCGTTCTTGCAGCTGGTCGCTCGAGTCGGCAGCTATACGGTGTACAGCCGCATACGGACAGCAGCCATAGATATACACATACGTGTATAATTATGTGTATGGGAATGGGTGTTGAAAGCACAAACACGGGGATTTTTATCCACTCGAGACGCTACGGTCGACCATGACTGATGGGCGGGGCGAGACTCCCCGGCGAACAGGGATGACCGAGAAGTGTGGCGTCGTCGGCGTCTCACTCGATGGTCGATCGGCGGCGCGACCGTTGTACTACGGACTGTACGCGCTTCAGCACCGCGGCCAGGAGTCGGCCGGGATCGTCACCCACGACGGCTTCCAGCAACACAGCCACGTCGAGATGGGGCTCGTGGGCGACGCCTTCGACGAGGACGACCTCGATGGGCTGGCTGGCTCGGCCGGAATCGGCCACGTCCGCTATCCGACCGCCGGCTCGGTCGACACTTCGTGTGCCCAGCCGTTCTCCGTCTCGTTCAAGAGCGGTTCGCTGGGGCTCTCGCACAACGGCAACCTCGTCAACGCCGACGAGATCCGCGAGGAACTCGCCGCCGTCGGCCACGCCTTTACCAGCGACGGCGACACCGAAGTCATCGCCCACGACCTCGCGCGCAACCTGCTCGAGGAAGACCTCATTCGGGCGGTCAAGCGCACGATGAACCGGATTCACGGCTCGTACTCGCTGACGATAAGCCACGACGATACGGTCCTCGGGGTTCGGGACCCACAGGGGAACCGACCGCTCTGTATCGGAGAACTCGAGGACGGCTACATCCTCGCCTCGGAGTCGGCGGCGATCGACACCCTGGACGGGGAGTTAGTCCGGGACGTCCGACCCGGCGAACTGGTCGTCCTCGACGACGACGGACAGGGGTTCGACTCCTACCAGCTGGTCGAAAACGAGAATACGGCGCACTGCTTCTTCGAACACGTCTACTTCGCACGGCCGGACAGCGTCATCGACGACACGCTCGTCTACGAGGCACGCCGGAATCTCGGGCGCAAACTCTGGGAGGAAAGCGGCGTCGAGACCGACGTCGTGATGCCGGTTCCCGACTCTGGACGGGCCTTCGCCTCCGGGTACGCAGACGCGGCGACCGAAACGACCGCCGACGGCGACCCCCGTGCCGAGGACGACGACGGCGTCGAGTTCGCCGAGGGACTGATGAAAAACCGGTACGTCGGCCGGACGTTCATCATGCCGACCCAAGACGAACGCGAACGTGCGGTGCGGCTGAAGCTCAACCCGATCAAGTCTACCGTCGAGGGCAAGACCGTCACGCTCATCGACGACTCGATCGTCCGCGGGACGACCTCGACGCAACTGGTTCAACTTCTCAAGGACTGCGGAGCCGAAGAAGTCCACATGCGCATCGGTGCGCCGGAGATCGTCGCTCCGTGTTACATGGGAATCGACATGGCCACCCGCGAGGAACTGATCGCCGCGAACAAAACCGTCGAGGAGATCCGCGAGACCATCGACGCCGACAGCCTCGCGTACCTCTCGACCGACGCCGTCGCCGACGTGCTCGGAAAGGAACGAATCGATCTCTGTCTGGGCTGTGTCACCGGCGAGTACCCCTACGACATCGAGGGCGAAGAGACCGACCGGGACGTCAGTCGACCCGAACTCGAGGGAGCGACGATGGCGGCTGACGACTGAGCGCCCGGCGAGTCGACTCGAGTTCTCCCGTCAGTAAACCACGTGCAACAGCACGTAGACGACGATCCCCAGCGTAAACGAGATCAGCCACAGACTCGCCGCCAGCCGTCCGAACCGCGCGTGACTCGTCCGCCGGAGTTCTTCGACGGGATAGGCAAAGGCGAGCAAGAGCGCGTAATAGACCAGCGGCACGCAGACGACCGCGAGGAAGATGTGGATCGCGAGTAACGGCAGGTAGACGAACTGGTAGGCCACGTCGGGGCCGGGGAACGGCTGCGGGCCGCCCGTGGCGACCAGCCGATAGAGGTACAGCACCAGAAACGCCGCGAACAGGCCGAACGAGGCCAGCATCGCGATGCGGTGGTTATCGACGTTCCCCCGACGGATCGCCCGCCAGCCGAACGCGATCGTCGCGATCGCGGTCGCACTGATGACGACGTTGACGTGCGGGATCAGTTCCAGGAACCACTGCGGCGCGGCCGGAACCGTCGACGGCGGGATCCGCCCGCCCGCGGCCGCAAAGACCACCGCGAGCGAGACGACGCTCAAGACGACGGTCAGACTGGTAACTCGCTCTCGAGGAACGTACTCCATGTCTCGAGGTTCGACCGAGATGGGAAAGGGGTTACTGTCCACCGTGGAGGCGCCTCTCGAGACGCTGAAACGGAACCAGAAGTAGCAACGAAGCCGTCGCTATCTGGTGTAGTTCTCGGAAGGAATTATGCGTGGGTGATGTCCTCGAAGGGAGATCACCTGCATCGTTGTGTGGCGGATAAACCGCCGTGCGATGCGTGGGACCGGATTCGAACCGGCGGACCCCTACGGGACAGCGCCCTCAACGCTGCGCCGTTGGCCTGGCTTGGCTACCCACGCTCGCTCTGTCTTTCTCCGCATTCACTCGTATCCAGCGTGATTATAAAAGACCTTTCCTTTCGGTCGGTGCCTGCGTCGGGGTCACACGCACATCGGGGGAGATTCGCTCTCGAGGGGAGCCGACCGACCCGTGAACTCCGCGCTGTGGCAAAGTTGAAATGCTCCAGTTGCCAATTTATCGCATGGCCAAGTACTCGACCGGTTCGTCCTCCGGCGGCGGTGGGACGAACTGCGAACTCTGCGGTGCAGAGAGCGATTCCCTCGAGCGCGCGTCGGTCGCGGGGGCCGAACTCGAGGTCTGTCCGGACTGTGCGCCCCACGACGACCAGAAGCGCACGCAGTCCCGCAGCAGCAGCGATTCGGGCTCGAGCGGCCGCGACGACGACGAACCGAGCCGCAAGCAGAAGGCCGCCCAGAACGTCGCGAAGGCGAACCCGGTCTGGGATGGCGACTCCGAACACTGGGAGAAAGAGGGAACGAACTACGACGACGACCCGCTGCCGTACCTGGTCTCGGATTACGGCGAGAAGGCGACGGAAGCGCGACAGGAGGCCGGCCTCCAGCGCGAGGAACTCGCCGAAGAACTCGGCGCGCGCGAGAAGGACCTGCTCGCGGTCGAGCAGGGACGAGCGACGCAAGCGGGCGTCGGTGGCGGCCTCATCGAGGCGCTCGAGGAGCGACTGGACGTGACGCTCGCGGAGTGACAAAACGTAGCAGGGACAGGTTCGGCGAGCAGACTTTTACTCTCTGACGATCGATTGCAACCGATGAGCGGGCAACTGGCGGCAGCGGAGCCGTACGCCACGCGGTTCGATACCGAAGTGACGTCGATCGACGGCAATCGAGTCTGGCTCGAGCGCAGCTACTTCTACGCCGAGAGTGGCGGCCAGCCTGCCGATCGCGGCACGATCGACGGCATCGACGTCGAAGACGTACAACTCGTCGACGGCGATCCGGTTCACGTGCTGGCCGAGGAACCCTCGTTCAGGGTCGGCGCACGCGTCCTCTGTTCGATCGACTGGTCGTTCCGGATGTACTGTATGCGTGCCCACACCGCCAGTCACGTCCTCTACGGTGCTGGACGGCAGTTGCTCGAGGACCTCGAGTACGCCGGAATCGACATCGGCGAGGAGAAAGTACAGGTCGACCTCGAGACGAATACGACGATCGGCGACGAGACGCTGATCGAACTCGACGAACTCGTGAATCGGGCCGTCTGGGAATCTCGGCCGGTCAATTGGGACGATGCGCCGATCTCCGAGGTTCGAGAGCGCGACGACGTCGTGTTCGACGAGGCGGGCGAAGCCGGCGCAGTCGAGAAGGGCCGCGTTCGACTCGTCACGATCGGTGGCGAGGAGGACAACGGCGGGAACGGACTCGCGAGCGGGACGACCGTTACCGTCGCCGGCGATGCGGCCGAATCACGGGACTCGTGGGACGTCGCGGCCTGTGGCGGAACGCACGTCCGGAACACCCGCGAAATCGGACCCGTGACCGTCCTCGACCGTTCAACACCCGACGCGGGAACGACGCGAATCGAACTCGCCGTCGGCCCGCGGGCGATCGAACGCCGCGAAGCCGAGAAGCGCGCTGCACTCGCCGCACAGCGGTTGCTCGACGCTCCGCTCGAGGAGGCAAGCGACGAACTCGCCCGACTGGATGTCGAATCCGACGCGGCCGAACGAATCCGGTCGCTGGTCGGCGGGTTGAAGCCCGACGCGAGCGGATAGACTCCGCGACACCCGACGGCTGACGACGCTGGCCCTACTTATTACCGAGGTGGCGGCGAAGGAGCGCCCATGAGCATCGACTACTCGAAGCTGCGTGACCCGAACGCGGAGTACACAATGCGAGACCTCTCCGCGGAGACGATGCAGGTCACCCGCGAACGCGGGGGCGGACGCGACGTCGAGATCACAGACGTCCAGACGACGATGATCGACGGCAACTTCCCCTGGACGCTCGTCCGAATCTACACCGACGCCGGAATCGTCGGTACCGGTGAAGCTTACTGGGGCGCGGGCGCACCCGAACTCATCGAGCGGATGGCGCCGTTCCTCCGGGGCGAGAACCCGCTCGACATCGACCGCCTGACCGAGCACCTCGTCCAGAAGATGTCCGGTGAGGGCTCGATCGGCGGCGTCACCGTGACGGCGATCTCGGGAATCGAGGTCGCGCTGCACGATCTGGCCGGGAAAATTCTCGAGGTGCCTGCGTACCAACTGCTGGGAGGCAAGTACCGCGACGAGGTACGCGTCTACTGTGACTGTCACACCGAGGAGGAGGCCGATCCGATCGCCTGCGCGG containing:
- the purF gene encoding amidophosphoribosyltransferase; its protein translation is MTEKCGVVGVSLDGRSAARPLYYGLYALQHRGQESAGIVTHDGFQQHSHVEMGLVGDAFDEDDLDGLAGSAGIGHVRYPTAGSVDTSCAQPFSVSFKSGSLGLSHNGNLVNADEIREELAAVGHAFTSDGDTEVIAHDLARNLLEEDLIRAVKRTMNRIHGSYSLTISHDDTVLGVRDPQGNRPLCIGELEDGYILASESAAIDTLDGELVRDVRPGELVVLDDDGQGFDSYQLVENENTAHCFFEHVYFARPDSVIDDTLVYEARRNLGRKLWEESGVETDVVMPVPDSGRAFASGYADAATETTADGDPRAEDDDGVEFAEGLMKNRYVGRTFIMPTQDERERAVRLKLNPIKSTVEGKTVTLIDDSIVRGTTSTQLVQLLKDCGAEEVHMRIGAPEIVAPCYMGIDMATREELIAANKTVEEIRETIDADSLAYLSTDAVADVLGKERIDLCLGCVTGEYPYDIEGEETDRDVSRPELEGATMAADD
- a CDS encoding DUF420 domain-containing protein, with product MEYVPRERVTSLTVVLSVVSLAVVFAAAGGRIPPSTVPAAPQWFLELIPHVNVVISATAIATIAFGWRAIRRGNVDNHRIAMLASFGLFAAFLVLYLYRLVATGGPQPFPGPDVAYQFVYLPLLAIHIFLAVVCVPLVYYALLLAFAYPVEELRRTSHARFGRLAASLWLISFTLGIVVYVLLHVVY
- a CDS encoding helix-turn-helix domain-containing protein, with protein sequence MAKYSTGSSSGGGGTNCELCGAESDSLERASVAGAELEVCPDCAPHDDQKRTQSRSSSDSGSSGRDDDEPSRKQKAAQNVAKANPVWDGDSEHWEKEGTNYDDDPLPYLVSDYGEKATEARQEAGLQREELAEELGAREKDLLAVEQGRATQAGVGGGLIEALEERLDVTLAE